One region of Acidimicrobiales bacterium genomic DNA includes:
- a CDS encoding ATP-dependent 6-phosphofructokinase — MRVGVLTGGGDCPGLNAVIRAVVRKGEVGYGDEFVGFLDGWRGVIENRTTVLDVERCRGILPRGGTILGTSRTNPYKIDGGVAKALDTLRSQRVDALVAIGGEDTLGVAHKLSQEGVSVVGVPKTIDNDLSATEVTFGFHTAVQIATDAIDRLHTTAESHDRVIVCEVMGRHAGWIATYAGIAGGAAEILIPEEPFDIDEVCRNLKARHAKGRYASIVVVAEGAVPVEGTMTIASREVDQFGHPRLGGIANVLAEEIEQRTGFETRVTILGHVQRGGTPTAFDRVLATRFGVAAIDAVHDGAFGQMVALRADAIVRAPLGEAVKELKTVDAGLFHGVAEVFFG, encoded by the coding sequence ATGCGTGTTGGAGTTCTCACCGGGGGCGGTGACTGCCCCGGCCTCAACGCTGTCATCCGCGCAGTGGTGCGTAAGGGGGAGGTGGGTTACGGAGACGAGTTCGTCGGTTTCCTCGACGGCTGGCGAGGGGTGATCGAGAACCGGACCACCGTTCTCGACGTCGAGCGTTGCCGTGGGATCCTTCCGCGCGGTGGGACGATCCTCGGCACCTCGCGAACCAATCCGTACAAGATCGACGGTGGTGTTGCGAAGGCTCTCGACACCCTTCGCTCGCAGAGAGTCGACGCCCTGGTGGCGATCGGCGGCGAAGATACTCTCGGTGTCGCGCACAAGCTGAGCCAGGAAGGGGTCTCGGTCGTTGGCGTGCCCAAGACCATAGACAACGACCTCTCTGCCACCGAGGTCACGTTCGGCTTCCACACTGCCGTCCAGATCGCAACGGACGCAATCGACCGGTTGCACACGACGGCCGAATCTCACGACCGTGTGATCGTCTGCGAAGTCATGGGACGGCACGCGGGTTGGATCGCGACGTACGCGGGTATCGCCGGTGGTGCCGCGGAGATTCTGATACCTGAAGAGCCCTTCGACATCGACGAGGTGTGCCGGAACCTGAAGGCACGCCACGCCAAGGGTCGTTATGCGTCGATCGTTGTCGTCGCGGAGGGCGCCGTTCCCGTCGAGGGAACGATGACGATCGCATCGAGGGAAGTCGACCAGTTCGGGCATCCCCGGCTTGGCGGAATTGCGAACGTCCTGGCGGAAGAGATCGAGCAGCGGACCGGATTCGAGACCAGGGTCACCATCCTCGGCCATGTACAGCGGGGTGGTACTCCGACTGCGTTCGATCGCGTTCTCGCCACCCGGTTCGGCGTAGCTGCCATCGACGCGGTGCACGACGGTGCATTCGGGCAGATGGTGGCATTGCGGGCAGACGCGATAGTGCGGGCTCCGTTGGGCGAGGCGGTGAAGGAGCTGAAGACGGTCGACGCCGGGTTGTTCCACGGTGTCGCCGAGGTGTTCTTCGGTTAG
- the nrdR gene encoding transcriptional regulator NrdR: MRCPHCSSVDDKVVDSRAAEEGAAIRRRRECLACGRRFTTYERLEEVPFTVVKRSGERVPFERAKIVEGIRAASKNRPVTEEEMEGLAADVEEALRMVGHEVSSQQIGVAVLERLRAIDEVAYLRFASVYKGFSGATDFEREAGMLIKSTRPKSPGQVSGGRTSR; the protein is encoded by the coding sequence GTGCGCTGCCCCCATTGCTCGAGTGTGGATGACAAAGTCGTCGATTCGCGAGCCGCGGAGGAGGGTGCCGCTATCCGGCGCCGCCGTGAATGCCTCGCATGTGGCCGGAGGTTCACGACGTACGAGAGGCTCGAAGAAGTGCCGTTCACCGTCGTGAAGCGATCCGGCGAACGGGTTCCTTTCGAACGCGCCAAGATCGTCGAAGGGATTCGCGCCGCATCCAAGAATCGACCGGTCACCGAGGAAGAGATGGAGGGCCTCGCCGCTGACGTAGAGGAGGCGCTGCGGATGGTCGGGCACGAAGTTTCCTCACAGCAGATCGGAGTCGCGGTGCTCGAAAGACTGCGCGCGATCGACGAAGTCGCTTACCTGCGTTTTGCCAGCGTGTACAAGGGTTTCTCCGGAGCGACCGATTTCGAGCGGGAAGCCGGCATGCTCATCAAGTCGACCAGACCCAAGTCACCCGGGCAGGTCTCGGGGGGTCGCACGAGCAGGTAG
- a CDS encoding LysM peptidoglycan-binding domain-containing protein, with protein sequence MAAMVDYPRNIRLEIYRRRRIAAAALLVGIVLFLMVATLAVQAALGRTGGGPLAATGALPGGQLADDQAWVVRPGDTIWSIAEAVEPHGDVRPLVDRISAELGGRPLYAGERLNIPVGR encoded by the coding sequence GTGGCCGCAATGGTCGATTACCCCAGGAATATACGGCTCGAGATCTACCGCCGCAGGCGGATCGCGGCGGCGGCGCTGCTGGTTGGCATCGTCCTCTTCCTGATGGTCGCAACTCTCGCCGTCCAGGCGGCGCTCGGCCGCACCGGTGGTGGACCCCTCGCTGCCACCGGTGCGCTGCCTGGCGGCCAGCTCGCCGACGATCAGGCCTGGGTCGTGCGTCCCGGAGACACGATCTGGTCGATCGCCGAAGCCGTGGAACCGCACGGCGACGTGAGGCCCCTCGTCGATCGGATCAGTGCAGAGCTGGGGGGCAGGCCCCTGTACGCCGGCGAGCGGCTGAACATCCCGGTTGGTCGCTGA
- the lexA gene encoding transcriptional repressor LexA has protein sequence MTDTELTGKRKEILDFIAEQLRERGYPPSVREIGEAVGLTSSSTVHTHLTTLQRQGFLKRDPTKPRAIVVRYDANSGAAIERRPARHIPLVGDVAAGTNVIAQENVEELLPLPEDFTGDGQLFMLRVRGDSMIDAGIFDGDFVVVRQQEEANKGDVVVAGIPGEEATVKTYGRKGNKVVLNPANPRLSPMVFDPRDIRIYGKVVTVLRKL, from the coding sequence GTGACGGATACCGAGTTGACCGGCAAGCGCAAGGAGATCCTGGATTTCATTGCGGAGCAGCTACGCGAACGGGGGTACCCGCCTTCCGTGCGGGAGATCGGGGAAGCCGTCGGGTTGACGTCTTCATCGACGGTCCACACCCATCTCACGACGCTTCAGCGCCAGGGATTCCTGAAGCGCGATCCCACCAAGCCCCGTGCGATCGTGGTCCGTTACGACGCCAACTCGGGAGCGGCCATCGAGCGCAGGCCGGCGCGTCACATCCCTCTGGTTGGCGACGTCGCCGCCGGAACCAACGTCATCGCGCAGGAGAACGTCGAGGAGCTGCTCCCGCTGCCGGAGGACTTCACCGGAGACGGCCAGCTTTTCATGCTTCGCGTCCGCGGTGACTCGATGATCGACGCAGGCATCTTCGACGGTGATTTCGTGGTGGTCCGCCAGCAGGAGGAAGCGAACAAGGGCGACGTCGTGGTCGCGGGGATTCCAGGCGAGGAGGCCACCGTCAAGACCTACGGCCGCAAGGGCAACAAGGTGGTCCTCAATCCTGCCAACCCCAGACTTTCGCCGATGGTCTTCGACCCTCGCGATATACGGATCTACGGAAAAGTGGTGACCGTACTCCGAAAGCTTTAG
- a CDS encoding 2,3,4,5-tetrahydropyridine-2,6-dicarboxylate N-succinyltransferase, which yields MADLESEIRELWERRESLSPSDGEAATVVRDAIDLLDNGEARVAELGPDGEPVVHDWLKLAILLLFRVSGMETIELGPFEYADRIPLKKGYEEAGVRVLPGASARWGSYLQPGVILMPSYVNIGARVGSGTMVDTWATVGSCAQIGRNTHLSGGVGIGGVLEPPQAAPVFVGDECYIGSRCIVAEGARVGEGTVLGAGCILTGTIPVIDAETGEELSRGVVPSWCVAVQASRTRAYPGGEFGLPCVLVVRRLDPGTRHDKSKLNDVLREHGGTL from the coding sequence GTGGCCGACCTCGAATCTGAGATACGCGAGTTGTGGGAACGAAGGGAAAGTTTGAGCCCGTCCGACGGCGAAGCCGCGACGGTTGTGCGCGACGCGATCGACTTGCTCGACAATGGTGAGGCGCGCGTCGCCGAGCTCGGGCCTGACGGCGAGCCGGTTGTCCACGACTGGCTGAAACTGGCGATCCTGCTTCTGTTCAGGGTGTCCGGGATGGAGACGATCGAGCTCGGACCCTTCGAGTACGCGGACCGCATCCCGTTGAAGAAGGGTTACGAGGAAGCGGGCGTGAGAGTGCTCCCCGGTGCGTCTGCAAGATGGGGCAGCTACCTTCAACCAGGCGTGATACTCATGCCCAGCTACGTCAACATCGGGGCACGCGTGGGGAGCGGCACGATGGTCGACACCTGGGCGACGGTGGGCAGCTGCGCGCAGATCGGTCGCAACACGCACCTGTCCGGAGGAGTCGGAATAGGCGGAGTCCTCGAACCGCCTCAGGCGGCTCCCGTGTTCGTGGGGGACGAGTGCTATATCGGCAGCCGCTGCATCGTCGCCGAAGGGGCCCGGGTCGGGGAGGGAACCGTGCTAGGGGCTGGATGCATCCTCACCGGAACCATCCCGGTGATCGACGCCGAGACGGGGGAGGAGCTCTCTCGTGGTGTCGTGCCGAGCTGGTGTGTGGCCGTCCAAGCCAGCCGGACGCGCGCCTACCCCGGTGGAGAGTTCGGGCTTCCGTGCGTGCTTGTTGTCCGCAGACTCGACCCGGGAACTCGGCACGACAAGTCCAAGCTCAACGACGTCCTGCGGGAGCACGGCGGCACGCTGTAA
- a CDS encoding pyridoxal phosphate-dependent aminotransferase: MTGRGAEHRFEPPAYPYDRLEESRKIAAAHEGGIVDLSIGTPGDPPPAEVLAALNDGGDDHDRASRGYPASAGSVQLRQAVQQWTKNRLGVPVPLEAISACVGTKEFVATTPAWLKLRYPERDTVLYPAVSYPTYEMGAVLAGLRPVAVPVDSHWRIDVGAIDEDDARRALMLWANTPANPAGSIDDLAAIARWGLEENVPVFSDECYAEFTWDGQPRTVLGCGDGPDGIEGVVAVHSLSKRSNMAGLRVGWYAGDPDLVGYLREVRKHAGLMVPGPVQRAATAALGDQDHVELQRSRYRERLEFFAHVLSGLGVEARLPEGGFYLWVGAPSRDEWAWTRWLAEHAGVLVSPGSFYGAGGAGYVRLAMVAPLERLQLVANRLGL; encoded by the coding sequence ATGACGGGCCGTGGTGCGGAGCATAGGTTCGAGCCTCCTGCGTACCCCTACGACCGCCTCGAGGAGTCGCGGAAGATTGCCGCCGCCCACGAAGGCGGGATCGTCGATCTTTCGATCGGCACCCCGGGGGATCCGCCGCCGGCCGAGGTCCTCGCAGCACTCAACGACGGCGGAGACGATCACGACAGGGCATCTCGCGGTTACCCCGCTTCGGCAGGGAGCGTCCAGCTGCGTCAAGCGGTTCAGCAGTGGACAAAGAACAGGCTCGGCGTGCCTGTACCTCTGGAGGCAATATCGGCCTGCGTCGGCACCAAGGAATTCGTGGCGACGACGCCGGCATGGTTGAAGCTCAGGTACCCGGAGCGTGACACCGTTCTCTACCCCGCCGTCTCTTACCCCACGTACGAAATGGGGGCGGTGCTCGCCGGCCTCCGACCGGTTGCCGTGCCAGTCGATTCGCACTGGCGGATCGACGTCGGCGCAATTGACGAGGACGACGCGCGCCGGGCCCTGATGCTCTGGGCCAACACTCCCGCCAACCCGGCCGGCTCGATAGACGATCTCGCCGCGATCGCGAGATGGGGTCTCGAAGAAAACGTTCCCGTCTTCAGCGACGAGTGCTACGCCGAGTTCACCTGGGATGGTCAGCCTCGAACAGTTCTGGGTTGCGGCGACGGGCCGGACGGCATCGAAGGTGTGGTCGCGGTTCACTCGTTGTCCAAGCGGTCCAACATGGCGGGCCTGCGAGTCGGTTGGTACGCCGGCGACCCTGATCTCGTCGGTTACCTCCGAGAGGTGAGAAAGCACGCCGGGTTGATGGTCCCCGGGCCGGTTCAACGGGCGGCGACGGCAGCGCTTGGCGACCAAGACCATGTCGAGCTCCAGCGGAGCCGCTACCGCGAGCGTCTCGAGTTCTTTGCGCACGTCCTTTCCGGGTTGGGCGTCGAGGCCCGATTGCCAGAAGGCGGTTTCTACCTCTGGGTGGGTGCGCCTTCGCGCGACGAGTGGGCTTGGACGCGGTGGCTGGCTGAGCATGCAGGGGTGCTCGTGTCCCCCGGTTCGTTCTACGGGGCCGGCGGCGCGGGTTATGTGCGGCTCGCGATGGTTGCGCCGCTGGAGCGCCTGCAACTGGTCGCGAACCGCCTCGGCCTTTAG
- the hflX gene encoding GTPase HflX, producing MSLIERAFREKIVLVGVTVPPGTDEETEMHLDELALLVDTAGADEAARVVQRRDHPDPATFVGKGKAAELRVISESVDADTVIFDDELSPAQSRNLEKILGRTAIDRTAVILDIFAQNARTPEGKAQVELAQIRYRLPRLRGRGLQLSQQAGGIGTRGPGETQLEVDRRRLVRRMNRLESDLRRLTEQRRLQRKARAESRLASVSLVGYTNAGKSTLLNTLTDAGVLVEDRLFATLDPRTRRLALPGGESVLLSDTVGFVRKLPHQLVEAFRSTLEVVKEADLLVHVVDSASPDPEAQIEAVRTVLGEIGAGEVPELLAFNKADVTTEAKRLADRHPGSVVISALTAEGLEDLLVALGDRIRAAAKVMDLVVPYERGDVLAAVHREGEVLVETHDATGARLRVRVDEAGAARFSEFAVDGANPA from the coding sequence TTGAGCCTTATCGAACGCGCCTTCAGGGAGAAGATCGTCCTGGTCGGCGTCACCGTCCCCCCCGGGACGGACGAGGAGACCGAGATGCACCTCGACGAGCTCGCCCTTCTGGTCGACACCGCCGGCGCGGACGAGGCCGCACGGGTGGTGCAGCGGCGTGACCACCCCGACCCCGCCACGTTCGTCGGGAAAGGCAAGGCGGCAGAGCTCCGCGTCATCTCCGAGTCCGTCGACGCCGACACCGTCATCTTCGACGACGAGCTGAGCCCGGCGCAGTCGCGCAACCTCGAGAAGATCCTCGGCCGCACCGCGATCGACCGAACTGCCGTGATCCTCGACATATTCGCCCAGAACGCCAGGACCCCAGAAGGCAAGGCGCAGGTCGAGCTTGCCCAGATCCGGTACCGGCTGCCCCGCCTCCGGGGTCGCGGCCTCCAGCTGTCGCAGCAGGCCGGCGGTATCGGCACGAGAGGCCCCGGAGAGACGCAGCTCGAGGTCGACCGGCGCCGGCTGGTGAGGCGGATGAACCGGCTGGAAAGCGACCTTCGGCGGCTGACCGAGCAGCGCCGGCTCCAGAGGAAGGCGCGTGCAGAGAGCAGGCTGGCGTCTGTTTCGCTGGTCGGCTACACCAACGCCGGTAAATCGACGCTGCTGAACACGCTCACCGACGCGGGCGTCTTGGTGGAGGACCGTTTGTTCGCAACCCTCGATCCTCGTACGCGCAGGCTCGCGTTGCCCGGGGGAGAGTCGGTGTTGTTGTCAGACACCGTCGGCTTCGTCCGGAAGTTGCCGCACCAGCTCGTCGAGGCGTTCCGATCCACTCTCGAGGTGGTGAAGGAGGCGGACCTGCTCGTTCACGTCGTCGACAGCGCGAGCCCGGACCCCGAGGCTCAGATCGAGGCCGTCCGAACCGTCCTGGGTGAGATCGGCGCCGGCGAGGTGCCCGAGCTCCTCGCGTTCAACAAGGCGGATGTCACGACCGAAGCGAAGCGTCTGGCGGACCGCCACCCGGGCTCGGTGGTGATATCCGCGTTGACCGCCGAAGGTTTGGAGGACCTTCTCGTCGCGCTCGGGGACCGCATCCGCGCCGCGGCCAAGGTCATGGACCTCGTCGTGCCGTACGAGAGGGGCGATGTGCTCGCGGCGGTGCACCGCGAGGGCGAGGTGTTGGTGGAGACCCACGACGCGACCGGCGCGCGGTTGCGGGTGAGGGTGGACGAGGCTGGGGCGGCACGGTTCTCGGAGTTCGCCGTCGACGGGGCAAACCCCGCATGA
- the dapF gene encoding diaminopimelate epimerase, protein MRDPEITLAKLHGVGNDFLVVLDPAPDFDAGGPELARRLCDRHRGIGADGLIAGRRIAIEGAGGAVLSFRLWNADGSEAEMSGNGIRCLAHEALEYGWVPEGEPFLVTTPAGLREVTITRNGGSSAWGAVDMGVVKVQGEAERCNVGQGQLLVDVGNPHLVVLGPDPATVDVAALGPLLERTDPAGLNVEFVALGPGADEVTMRVWERGVGETEACGTGSCAAAAAVHHWGRVGSAVTVHQPGGAAAVELRADGTALLSGPSERIATCLVRW, encoded by the coding sequence ATGAGAGACCCCGAAATCACCCTCGCCAAGCTCCACGGAGTCGGCAACGACTTCCTGGTGGTGCTCGATCCGGCCCCGGATTTCGACGCCGGCGGGCCGGAGTTGGCGCGCCGTTTGTGCGACCGGCACCGCGGCATCGGCGCCGACGGGCTGATAGCCGGCCGGCGGATAGCGATAGAGGGCGCCGGCGGGGCGGTTCTGAGCTTCCGTCTGTGGAACGCCGACGGCAGCGAGGCGGAGATGAGCGGCAACGGGATCCGGTGCCTGGCTCACGAGGCCCTCGAATACGGATGGGTCCCCGAAGGCGAGCCGTTCCTCGTCACGACTCCCGCGGGCTTGCGCGAGGTGACCATTACGCGCAACGGCGGCAGCTCGGCGTGGGGCGCGGTCGATATGGGCGTCGTGAAGGTGCAGGGAGAGGCCGAGCGTTGCAACGTCGGGCAGGGGCAGCTCCTGGTCGATGTCGGGAACCCCCACCTGGTGGTCCTCGGCCCGGACCCGGCCACGGTCGACGTAGCGGCCCTCGGCCCGTTGCTCGAAAGGACCGACCCGGCGGGTCTCAACGTCGAGTTCGTCGCTCTGGGTCCGGGAGCCGACGAAGTGACCATGAGGGTTTGGGAGCGCGGCGTCGGAGAAACCGAGGCCTGCGGCACAGGGTCGTGCGCGGCTGCGGCCGCGGTGCATCACTGGGGCCGTGTCGGGTCGGCGGTGACCGTGCACCAACCGGGCGGCGCCGCAGCCGTGGAGTTGCGAGCCGACGGAACCGCGCTCCTTTCAGGTCCGAGCGAACGGATAGCCACCTGCCTGGTCCGCTGGTGA
- the miaA gene encoding tRNA (adenosine(37)-N6)-dimethylallyltransferase MiaA, whose translation MGCTASGKSEIAVEVARRLGDVEIVTVDSMQVYRGMDVGTAKPTPEQRRDVAHHLLDIADPSEQWSVARWAAEARRTIAGIEGRGRRALLVGGTGLYFQAVVDGLQPPGLYPEVKAELEQETDTEELHARLSVLDPVAAGRMEPTNRRRVIRALEVTIGSGRSFSSFGPGMEAFPNTSWRLAGIWLPRRVVSDRIDARFDRMVSHGLVEEVKRLRASPAGLSRTARQALGYREILDHLERGTSLDGAVAEAKRRTRAFARRQRMWWRRDPRIVWLGVANNPFAVIGQLLGQWNEQ comes from the coding sequence GTGGGTTGCACCGCTAGCGGCAAGTCGGAAATCGCCGTCGAGGTCGCTCGCCGTCTCGGTGATGTCGAAATCGTCACGGTTGATTCCATGCAGGTGTATCGCGGCATGGACGTCGGCACCGCCAAACCGACGCCAGAGCAGCGCCGTGACGTAGCACATCACCTTCTCGATATCGCCGACCCGTCTGAACAGTGGAGTGTCGCGCGCTGGGCGGCGGAGGCTCGACGAACGATCGCTGGCATCGAAGGGAGAGGCCGCCGAGCGTTGCTCGTCGGTGGCACCGGGTTGTACTTCCAGGCGGTCGTCGACGGCCTGCAGCCGCCGGGTCTGTACCCCGAGGTCAAAGCCGAACTCGAACAGGAAACCGACACCGAAGAGCTCCACGCCCGCCTTTCGGTGCTGGACCCGGTGGCCGCGGGCCGGATGGAACCGACGAACAGGAGGCGGGTGATCCGGGCTCTGGAGGTGACCATCGGCAGCGGGAGGTCTTTTTCCAGCTTCGGACCCGGAATGGAGGCATTCCCGAACACGTCGTGGAGACTCGCAGGCATCTGGCTTCCCCGAAGGGTGGTGAGCGACAGGATCGACGCACGCTTCGACCGGATGGTGTCTCACGGCCTGGTCGAGGAGGTCAAACGGCTGAGGGCATCGCCGGCGGGGCTCTCGCGGACTGCGAGGCAGGCGCTCGGCTACCGGGAGATCCTCGACCATCTCGAGCGCGGGACGTCACTCGACGGCGCCGTCGCCGAGGCCAAGCGCCGAACCAGGGCATTCGCCCGGCGCCAGCGGATGTGGTGGCGGCGGGACCCGCGGATCGTCTGGCTCGGGGTGGCCAACAACCCGTTCGCCGTCATCGGCCAGTTGCTGGGACAATGGAACGAGCAATGA
- the miaB gene encoding tRNA (N6-isopentenyl adenosine(37)-C2)-methylthiotransferase MiaB, whose product MPEVPPRRYLVRTFGCQMNEHDSQRIAGLLESDGMVPASGLDDADVVVLNTCCIRENADNKLYGNLGHLKSLKDDRPGLQIAVGGCLAQKDRELIQQRAPWVDAVWGTHNVSRATQLLAAASASGTPVLEILDGRSDDLTGDDFPSAMPVRPGQAWAAWVTIQIGCDNSCAFCIVPSVRGPEVSRPFAEIVEEVRAIAEKGTVEVTLLGQNVNSYGRDITTQLRTRPDWRDAAELAGGNWASADRPRARPLFADLLQAVGRVDGIRRVRFTSPHPKDLRPETIEVMASEPAVCPQLHLPLQSGSDGVLARMHRGYTAERYLERLHDARAAIEDLAVTTDIIVGFPGETENDFRQTLEVAAEARYDSAYTFIYSPRPGTEAAGMTDHMVPADVCGERFERLRIVVERSALKAHRDRVGRVEEVLVEGPSKRNPGNVTGRTGQGKLVHLPAEPGALPAGTWADVLITRAAPHFLIGELVEVTGRPTHKTRIPVVAG is encoded by the coding sequence GTGCCCGAAGTTCCGCCTCGCCGCTATCTGGTCCGCACCTTCGGCTGCCAGATGAACGAGCACGACTCGCAGCGCATCGCCGGCCTGCTCGAGTCGGACGGCATGGTGCCCGCGTCCGGGCTTGACGACGCCGACGTGGTCGTTCTCAACACCTGCTGCATCCGGGAGAACGCCGACAACAAGCTGTACGGGAACCTCGGCCACCTGAAGTCCCTGAAGGACGACCGTCCAGGCCTGCAGATCGCGGTGGGCGGATGCCTGGCTCAGAAGGACCGCGAGCTCATCCAGCAGCGTGCGCCATGGGTCGACGCGGTGTGGGGCACCCACAACGTGAGCAGGGCAACGCAGCTCCTCGCCGCGGCCAGCGCGAGCGGAACTCCGGTGCTGGAGATCCTGGACGGCCGGAGCGACGATCTCACCGGCGACGACTTCCCCTCGGCGATGCCCGTGCGGCCCGGGCAGGCGTGGGCGGCCTGGGTCACCATCCAGATTGGCTGCGACAACAGCTGCGCCTTCTGCATCGTGCCCTCGGTCCGTGGTCCAGAGGTGAGCCGACCGTTCGCCGAGATCGTCGAAGAAGTCCGGGCCATCGCCGAGAAAGGCACCGTCGAGGTGACGTTGCTCGGCCAAAACGTCAACTCGTACGGCCGCGACATCACCACCCAGCTGAGGACCCGGCCGGACTGGCGCGACGCCGCCGAGCTCGCGGGCGGGAATTGGGCCTCAGCGGATCGCCCGAGGGCTAGGCCGCTCTTCGCCGACCTGCTCCAAGCGGTCGGGAGGGTGGACGGAATCAGGCGAGTCCGGTTCACCAGCCCGCACCCGAAGGATCTGCGGCCGGAGACCATCGAGGTGATGGCCAGCGAACCGGCCGTCTGCCCCCAGCTGCACCTGCCGCTCCAATCAGGTAGCGACGGGGTGCTGGCACGCATGCACCGTGGCTACACGGCCGAGCGCTATCTCGAACGCCTGCACGACGCGAGGGCCGCCATCGAGGATCTGGCGGTGACGACGGACATCATCGTCGGTTTTCCCGGTGAGACGGAGAACGATTTCAGACAGACGCTCGAGGTGGCGGCCGAGGCGCGCTACGACAGCGCGTACACGTTTATCTACTCGCCGCGGCCCGGGACCGAGGCGGCCGGGATGACCGACCACATGGTGCCGGCGGATGTGTGCGGAGAGCGATTCGAGAGGCTGCGGATCGTCGTGGAGCGCAGCGCTCTGAAAGCGCACCGGGATCGTGTCGGACGGGTCGAGGAGGTCCTGGTCGAGGGCCCGTCGAAGCGCAATCCCGGCAACGTTACCGGCCGCACGGGACAGGGAAAGCTTGTTCACCTCCCGGCGGAGCCCGGCGCCCTTCCGGCCGGAACTTGGGCGGACGTCCTGATTACAAGGGCAGCGCCTCACTTCCTCATCGGCGAACTCGTCGAGGTGACCGGGAGGCCGACCCACAAAACGCGCATTCCCGTGGTGGCCGGCTGA
- the recA gene encoding recombinase RecA yields the protein MERDKALEMAMGQIEKQFGKGAIMRMGENVNMEIEAIPTGALSLDIALGIGGLPRGRIVEIYGPESSGKSTLAMHVVAEAQRNGGICAYIDAEHAMDPVYAKAIGVNVDDLLISQPDTGEQALEIADMLIRSGALDVIVIDSVAALTPRAEIEGDMGDTHVGLQARLMSQALRKLTGTLSKSKTIAIFINQLREKVGVIYGSPEVTPGGRALKFYSSVRLDIRRVESIKDGAEVIGNRTRVKVVKNKTAPPFRQAEFDIMYSKGISREGSMLDVAVDLGIVKKSGAWYTYEGEQLGQGRENAKAFIGSNLELMIEISEKVRQQVGMGDQPLDVPIGADPADDEPISLDD from the coding sequence GTGGAGCGAGACAAGGCCCTAGAGATGGCAATGGGGCAGATAGAGAAGCAGTTCGGCAAGGGCGCCATCATGCGGATGGGCGAGAACGTCAACATGGAAATCGAAGCGATACCGACCGGCGCCCTTTCCCTTGACATCGCCCTCGGTATCGGGGGCCTGCCTCGCGGGCGGATAGTCGAGATCTACGGTCCCGAGTCCTCGGGTAAGTCGACGCTGGCCATGCACGTCGTAGCCGAAGCGCAACGCAACGGTGGGATCTGCGCCTACATCGACGCCGAGCACGCAATGGATCCGGTATACGCCAAGGCGATCGGGGTCAACGTCGACGATCTTCTCATCTCCCAGCCCGACACCGGCGAGCAGGCGCTCGAGATCGCCGACATGCTGATCCGGTCCGGAGCCCTCGACGTCATAGTCATCGACTCAGTTGCTGCGCTCACCCCGCGCGCCGAGATCGAAGGTGACATGGGAGATACCCACGTCGGCCTTCAGGCCCGGCTGATGTCGCAGGCCCTCCGCAAGCTGACCGGCACCCTCAGCAAGTCCAAGACCATCGCGATCTTCATCAACCAGTTGCGAGAGAAGGTCGGGGTCATCTACGGCTCGCCTGAGGTCACCCCGGGCGGGCGGGCATTGAAGTTCTATTCCTCGGTGCGTCTGGACATCCGCCGCGTGGAATCGATCAAGGACGGGGCAGAAGTCATCGGCAACCGGACACGCGTCAAGGTCGTGAAGAACAAGACAGCGCCCCCATTCCGCCAAGCGGAGTTCGACATCATGTACAGCAAGGGGATCAGCCGCGAGGGATCCATGCTCGATGTGGCTGTCGACCTCGGGATCGTCAAGAAGTCGGGTGCCTGGTACACCTACGAAGGCGAGCAGCTCGGACAGGGCCGGGAGAACGCCAAGGCGTTCATTGGCTCCAACCTCGAGCTGATGATCGAGATCTCCGAGAAGGTCCGTCAGCAGGTAGGCATGGGCGACCAACCGCTGGACGTCCCCATCGGTGCCGACCCGGCCGACGACGAGCCGATCAGCCTCGACGACTGA